A genomic region of Arvicola amphibius chromosome X, mArvAmp1.2, whole genome shotgun sequence contains the following coding sequences:
- the LOC119804169 gene encoding protein FAM47A-like yields the protein MEEPWLPWNRPWQVLQPMPLGMTSKPWFKDRLPSKCFVKHKQEQLKFPTSLDGRLWVFVKEGMDDFRKGCPPFEGMILRGPKEGFLPTISHRGGRSSRKSQKKTYQDLSLFSSLSLAQQARQLFVKRTEENLSQHPLAFWPLEEGFSEDLLLNVLEALDPDQKLEEKWDYCEGHSKWMNFDTAAEKCPPPKFDLDPPKFPGSCKHGVRHENKPKKQDSGESLYYWYTPKGVYEFCEWVESFGDLGIDEDFMMKQFDIGCECKPSYKDTSIKKISLLPSELRFCRRLSRVKEIRFSIQEANFEKKLRKPQDPYKSTRDKIRYGAWYLKPDLWKKLVNDEPLMDPEELLELQGGRSGKPDIIEDLYGTIAFKDFIISKGYNMPSILEKLFMRKGWDYDTVNTPIPRVLKAHELIMQKKDEDYDDEND from the coding sequence ATGGAAGAGCCATGGCTGCCTTGGAATCGCCCCTGGCAAGTACTTCAGCCAATGCCTCTGGGCATGACCTCCAAGCCCTGGTTCAAGGACAGGTTGCCTTCTAAGTGTTTTGTGAAGCACAAACAGGAACAACTGAAGTTCCCTACCTCTCTGGATGGCCGGCTCTGGGTGTTTGTGAAGGAAGGCATGGACGATTTCAGGAAGGGCTGTCCACCTTTTGAAGGTATGATCCTTCGTGGACCCAAAGAGGGCTTTCTCCCCACAATTTCTCATAGAGGAGGCCGCAGCTCCAGGAAGAGTCAGAAAAAAACGTACCAGGACTTAAGCCTGTTTTCATCCCTGTCACTGGCCCAGCAAGCACGGCAGCTCTTTGTAAAAAGAACCGAAGAAAACCTGAGCCAGCATCCCTTGGCTTTCTGGCCCTTGGAGGAAGGATTTTCTGAAGATCTCTTATTAAATGTGCTGGAAGCCCTTGACCCTGATCAGAAGTTAGAGGAGAAGTGGGATTATTGTGAGGGCCACAGTAAATGGATGAATTTCGATACTGCTGCTGAGAAATGCCCTCCCCCAAAATTTGACTTGGATCCTCCAAAGTTTCCTGGGTCATGTAAACATGGTGTGCGTCATGAAAACAAGCCTAAAAAACAGGACTCTGGCGAGTCTCTTTATTACTGGTACACACCCAAAGGAGTCTATGAATTCTGTGAATGGGTTGAATCATTTGGAGACTTGGGCATTGATGAAGATTTCATGATGAAGCAATTTGACATTGGCTGTGAGTGTAAACCAAGCTACAAAGACACTTCCATCAAGAAAATTAGCCTGCTTCcttctgaactcaggttctgcaGGAGGCTGAGCAGAGTGAAAGAGATCAGATTCTCCATACAGGAGGCAAACTTTGAAAAGAAACTCCGAAAACCACAAGATCCTTACAAGTCCACCAGGGATAAGATTAGATATGGAGCATGGTACTTGAAGCCTGATCTGTGGAAAAAGCTAGTAAATGATGAGCCTTTGATGGATCCTGAAGAGTTACTTGAACTTCAAGGTGGAAGGTCTGGTAAGCCAGACATCATTGAGGACCTTTATGGAACTATTGCCTTTAAGGATTTCATCATAAGTAAAGGCTACAATATGCCAAGCATCCTTGAGAAGTTGTTTATGAGGAAAGGATGGGATTATGACACTGTCAACACTCCAATACCAAGAGTACTAAAAGCACATGAATTGATCATGCAGAAAAAGGATGAAGATTATGATGATGAAAATGACTAG